GATGCAATTCTAATGGTTAGTTTCTACATTTTTTGTGACCCCATATTCACATAAAAGCTTAAAATCTGGTGTAATACTTCACTTCTTTCAAGAAGTTTTCTATAACTTACGTTGAAGTTTTGCCAAATTGTTAATATTATTCTCCTGTGATTTAAGAATACTGTCTTATTTATGCCTTATTTGGGTATGTTTTCAGCCGTTTACTGCTCCAAGTGTCCCGGTGGGAAATGCGGATGTACTGGAGCCGGATGTTGCACCAGCAAGTGTATGTGCCCCGGATGTAAACCCATCACGGGTaagttcaaataaaatatttttcccttaaaaattacttttgtCAATATGCAACAGTTATTGCACTGCAATGATAGGTGATGAAATAGGtgacaaaatacattttaaagctTTGTTAAGTTTTGATTACTTCAATCAAGAGAAAAGCTAATTTAATTCCTATAAACGCTGATTGGTGACATTATCAATTCAACTCTAATGTTGTCTGGAAGTTTGTGTATGTCACTATAGCCTTGGTGATCAATTAAATGACGAGATTAGTGTTGTTCTATTAAATTGGGTGGTATTTTCAATATGCAACAGTTATTGCATTGCAATGATAGGTGATAAGATAGGtgacaaaatacattttaaagctTTGTTAAGTTTGGATTACTTCAATCAAGAGAAGagttaatttaatttattgtgtataacaatattttatttaacaagCTTAAAAAACatgttatgttttgtaaatCAGGCGTGTGCTCTGTGAACTGCATGACTGGCCAATGCTGCGGTAAGCGGTCCTGCCGTTGCAGCGGAAAGTGCGCATGCCCGAGATGTAGATGCAGCTGCTCATCCAGTAAGTTTCTTTAACAATTATTTGAAGCTATAGTACACAATACTAATTCTCAAAGAATCTGGTGAAATGTTTAATCATGAAAATAGGtttttaacaaacttcattCAATAGTTTCGTTTTACCATTCAATATtgtaaaaaagaaatgtattcttgctatttttatttaattacttAAAATTACAGATTTCTGTAAATGAATGGTTTACCATTTTTTTATCAACTGCAATGTACATACAAATGAaggtttcttttttttatttatatttttattaaatttggtaaaaaaaatcttgcaaCATATTCCttgttttaataattgttttgtttctctCGATACAGGGAGATGTTGCTGTGGTAATGGATGCATGGGACCCAATTCCTGTAACTGTAATGGCGGTTGTTCCTGTAAACGCTGATTGGTGCCGTTATCAATTCAACCCTAATGTTGTTTGGAAGTTCGTGTATGTCACTATACCCTTGGTAGTCGATGATCAGTTAGCTGACGTGATTAGTGTTGTTCTATATAATTTGGTGGTATGGATATCATAACTAAACATATATTGTGTTATggattttattcatataaattatacaaataaattatatttcatcgCTATTTCCATTCGTTTGTTATGTATCTCCAGGTATGTGTCTTCATATCGAAAAATtgtatttgagtattttcaaaGGTATGGTTTGAATCCTTTTGCCAACAAGCAATAGAGCGCAACTTTGAACAAGCTTACTTTTTACTGAGAATATGTATGCACTTCAGATACATCTTAAGAAGAAATCTTAGTTTGATCTACAGTGTTTAGGTGGAAACCACGTCGAATACTGAGAGAAAAAATGTTGCAAGTTTAGGACGATTATGAAGGCAACTGCAATTACATACAATCGATATACATATTGGTTGCATTAAGGGTGTACTCGATATTTGAATTGCAACAATTTCATCACTACAATACAGGTTTGAAAAATTTGAATGATCGGAGGGCGGCCAAACGGGGCACacaccatacatagtcctttcgAGAATTccttataaaacacaaacaatatgAAACACTAGATGTTTTGCTAGAAAATTCCATGAGTAAACAGTTGCGTTTCGAAACGAATTTCCTTGAAATCATTTACATAGATATGACACAAAATTATGATACATTTATCACCTAATTAAGAAAAATGatgtataataaattaatgactgacaaaaataataatagacACATCATTATAATAGCAAATCGATACAATGCatgtttcaaaatgaaataccTTTTGTTTTGCAATGATAAGCGTAAGACGTTCCTTGTAAATGGAGGCACCGTTATAAATTAAAAAGCAGAAATAAACGtgaaaatatttaagaaaaaacaaaataactaaTAACTTTACAGAAAGTCAAtgaatttctttcattttcatgtCAAAACTAGAATAtcgtttgtttgttgttgtttttttggttttatttgtataatttatcaTGCACAGCTCTAAATTCCGAAAAATGATTTTCTGGTATTTAACAACACAATAATTACGCTAATTTAAATCCTCGCTAATAAACcataatttacagtttaaagcatttgagttaaagatgctctatcgctgacgaatggtattttttctataaaaatatgagcagacgaataagtatttttcttcagatacaaaaggtacttactttacaccatcaccaccactgaaaaggttgagcttctaattttgcttcaagattaaaatatcaaaataattaattgtattccGGAAAAAATCTGTGGTACTTTGTCCTACatggaatgaagcactgattgcgcatgcaccaaaagcaaaataaaatatttgatattatttttgtgttaattagacacatatatacacaattaaacaccaattactgttgaAATGATGAGTGTCGTTTATGCTCTGCTGGCGGTAGAGCATGTCTATAATTTGACTGTATATTTACAGTATCAACATTTGGTttgttcattttcaaaattagcaaaattcatgtttttgatcattttcatttttaaagacACATAGAATTAAAAATGGTTTTGCTAATTTAATAGAAAGTCatagtacatattatattttaatttctacaTTTGTTGCCTGGTGATAATTTCCTAACCtatttatatatgcatgtatatcaaatgttttaatCTCATCTGTTATAACTACCGCACAGTATTTGTTTGTCACTTTTCAAGGCGGAAAAGCATTGCAATGTAACAGCATATTTAAACGTCTTTCTATTTTCGGTAAAATGAATTCATCGGAAcagttatttgtttatttttaattattattcagAAGTTGCTTTACTGAAATATAATTAAGTTTCTGAATAATAATTATTGCTTTAAGCAATTGACATTCCGTTAAACTgccaattaaaaaataaacacgtTAATTATTCCTTAAAATGTCCTTAATGTTTCTCTTTTAACTTTAATCAcatatttaacaattttttcGTTGTCTGTATGCAAAATTAAGCTTTCtggttttttctttcatacctataCCTTCTTTATTCAAGCGAAAACCATTATGTTTCATATGGAATTCGTAATCATGGGATCATAAGGGTTTTTAAAAATCTTATAACTAGAGTACATATTCACAATCCATTTTTTCGAATTTCAttctttgtgatttttttgtGCAGTACTATATTCTTTATTTCTGTTCacactatgtatatatgatgattacataaattaaatatctttaaaaaatacatgtatttttccaAACAATTTATGCTTAGATTTCCATTGATGGCATATAAGATAatgataaaaagtaaaacaagatTGTCAGCAATAGAGAGCCTTATATGTTTTAAAGAATGCTATACATGCCTTCAGAGGTGACAAAATTCTAACAGCTATGAATAAGAAATTCACCTCTTAATTTCCACTACGGCAAATTAAGTAGACACTTACTTATTGTCTGGATCATTCTTCTACAAACAATATTTctttcattgtaaaataaacaataataatgatatttttgttagcCTGCATACTGTGATAGAAGTAGCATCAACAGATATTTTACGTATCAAATTTTGACCTAGGTTTTGAGCACACGTCTTTTGCACACGACCCTATGCGGATCTAAATATTCAGGATTGCACACGACTCGTAGTTCGTGTGTATCATTTGATTACACAATCCTATATTATccatttgtgtttttgttgataATTCTACATAAAAACAAGATCAAAGAAATCATAATTTGAGTTACAAAAGTATTTGGTGCATATGCAAACTTTAATTCCATCTCCatttataacattatttataGCACATGGCATTATTTGTTTACTTATTCAATAGTATATTGAAAAGAAAGGGCTGGCATATATATAGAGCATGAAACGATTATTATCGTATTAGTATTGAAAGCAATACGTTGAGACGCAGTAACCTCTTTATccatgtttttattatatagtgAATGTGTTGACGTGTTtacaaaaactgtaaatataaatgcTTACAGTACTCAGAGCTCCCTATTTTACACAGGTTAACCAAACGATCAAAGTTGAGTAAGTATCAATCATGCAATACCGCCTTTTGTCAACGGACCACGTGTCAAAATCGTCCACCGATGACGAACTTACGTTCAGTGAACGAGGGTTCCTCTGTGTGTTTGACTTGGTACGTCCTCAAATGAGTCTGACTGTTAATGAACGTAAACAAAAAAGGAACTAATAAAACCAGTTAAATCGATAACCCTAAGTGTATATCATTGTACATGTCTTTTCAATGATGTTATTTCGgcttaaaatatcaataatgtgAAACTTCTAATAAAATAGAAGTGCTACAAAAAACCATGTATTATTGCGCAAATAAATTCGTCATTGTTTGTAGTTTAGTTAtgcttatttttttcttcttttctatTCTGTTTGTTGTTTGCAATTGTTTATTCTATTAATGCCTAATGACATATAAAACAAGATTGTCGTAtatagttatttttattttattcttacGACGTTGTAACATGGGAAGTAATTGTAGTTGTAAATGGATAAGAGAATCTGGCTATGTTTAATGAAGATTTGAAGAAAATTAACTAGCGTTTGTGCATTACCTACTAATGATTAACATTATAAGAAGAATTAAGTTGTTAGCTATTCCTAACTATAGGATGTTCTGTCAATACAAAAGCAAATAAACAATGTTATGTATACCTATTATTTTAACAGTAATAATTCAATTGATAACAGCTagttataaatccttgataacaGTTATGAGTATTGTCTGTAGACCAGATACAGCAGTAAAACTGGACCAAATAGAACCATTATGTTtacattgggttttttttctgggTTATTATGTGTTACAAGAAAGCGAATCACATTTTCACCCACGTTTTGTGCACACGTCTTAATTCGCCTTCCATTTGCACACGGCCCTACGTAAATCTGTTAAATCATCATTGCACACTACCCTTAGCTTATGTGTGTCACATGATTATCACACATACTAAACGCAATTATATAATAAACTTATTTTTcgtatacattaaaataaatagatatatgtaataaaatttacattattgaaattcaaaagCGAAACTCCTAACAATTAATCAAATTGAAAACTAAATTGCTTTTCAGTCATAGACAATATGTAGATCATGTAACTTTTgctattttcagaaaaatacaagcacaaaaacatatattgattttgaaattcataaaaaGAGTCAatgaatttgtatcaatttgaAGGCAATAAAAGTTGAGGCAAATATGTCAACCGAATACGTTTATCTAGaatcataattgtttttaagaagTTAAAATTTAATGTCGATTCACGAATGAAAATATATGattattcaattatttattaGAATTCTTAAAATCTTGAAAGAATAGATCTCAATTATGAGGTCACCTGATTGCgattatttattaaaacaaaataactatGAAAACAACAATGAGTTTAAGTAACTATTCACAACATTTGGTACTTCAATAAACATGTCTACGTTATGTATTCCTAAAATGTAAAAGACTACacatttaacaaatattgtttaataataaatatgctTAGCAACTATACATGGCCCAATTAGTAGCATTGACCGATATTGAAGAGTTTTCGATTCACATAATACGGGGAAGCACCGCCCTCACTGACTATTTAATGGATGTATCTCTTAGCAATAAAAGTATGTGACACTATCAATGTTAATCGTGCTGGTTTCTCAATCCCTCCAGTTGCACACGGTCCTATGTTTCTCAAATTGACCTTCCTGTATGTTTTGCACGAAGCACACATTGCCCACGTCCACCATCTAGATACAAAAGATGGACATTTGCACACGTATTTTCACATTTCCTATAAAAGGAACACCACGCGACGTTTAGGTATATTCTGAAGTTGTGGTAAAGCAGACGTTCCAAGAAGATTCAAAAAGACTTCATAGACTCCAATATGTCTGAAACCGAAGGTATGTTGTCCATTTACTTATATCTAATTGCTACCACCATAAAATACACTCAAAATTTAGAgtcattaaataaattaaacctttgttttgttcattatctatatataatgtgaacaaatacatgttttactaAACTTAACAAATAAGTATTTGTATTGTTGCAGTATTGACTGATTATTTCAGAACGAAACTGCTTAAACTAATGCCgataaaaatgttgtttataatttatctttatatatatatgtatatattctatttgtttttattttgttctgtgggtttttttgtttgtttgtttttttttgttttttttgggggggggggtctttctttcttttttgtgtgtgtgtgttttttttggggttttttttttgttggttttttttcttactgtgtttttttttattgctgTAATGTTTGTGAATTATTTGACACTTATTTAAGAATGCTTGATTCAAAATAACATATAGCAAATACATTAATCCCATAACTACTCatccatatacatatatacataattttgtgaaaaaagaCCGGTTTaaagtaaaagaaaatattacttGCAGAAGCTAGAATTCCTctttaactacatgtacaaacGATTTATACGGCAATTTTTTCTGTAGCTGTGTTGTGTGCCAAGTGTACCGACGGAGAGTGTGACTGTTCTGGTGACGATTGTTGTAGCGGCAACTGTAGATGTTCTGGATGCAAGGTTAAATGTCCACCCTTCTGTAAGTATCTGCATATGTTAATAACGCTATAACAGAAATGTATAGAAAGAGATCCCATTAAAACAAATGCTTCATATTACCCtttgtaatttatatttcaatacaaGACATGAAAACATCTTTAAAAGATAGgactttttttgttattttcatttcagcTGGAAAGGGCGCTACTTGCCCTGACGGCATCTGTTCGGTCGGACAGAAGTGTCAGTGTAGGGACTCCTGCGCGTGCGGTGACAATTGTCAGTGCCCTAACTGTAAGGCAGGATGCAAATGCGCAGGTAATCATTACGCCTTTTTTCAAAACTGAAACTTCGGTGAATTTTAACGACACACGATTATTTTTGATACAATGATTTCCGACTACGAACGCAAAAATGATACAACTTTAAATAGGTCCttcacaaaaaatgaaaaattaattgaaaacttACTATATACTGATAACTTAATTCTCGGTTTCACAGTTTATAGTATTACTTTGAGTAATAACAGTGCTAAGGTGATTGGTCTTAGTCAAGTAAAATATTTCGATTAATTCGTTGATAAAAAGATTATTCATTCAATTTTATCTATGTGTTAAAACTGTTTGCATTATTTATCAGGCGCTAACTTTGTGTGCTCTGAAGAATGCATGTCTGGAAAATGTTGCGGAACCAGCGACTGTCAGTGCAACGGCAAGTGCGCATGCCCAAAGTGTAACTGCGCTTCAGGTAACGGCAaagattattgttttttttttttttaaatatcctGACACAGATTTGACTTTGTTAAAAACCTCATCGCAATTGTTTCTGTAAGTTATGATAAGTTCTATAATTCCCTTTTATGTTTAAATAATGCGTGTTTCCACGACTTCTCTCATTGACAAATCTCCGTGTTTTAAACAGGATTTTTTAACAtaatacacacaaaaaaaccagaaaatagaaaagcaacatttggtAACACATAAGCTTTGGTGTTTGATTTGGATTGAAACAAAGAGTAAAGctgtaaaatgtgttttattttatgaaacAGTTGTGTATTGTGCCAAGTGTCCACGTGGTAGGTGCGGATGTACCGGATCCGGATGTTGTTCCAGCAGCTGTAGATGCCCCGGATGTAAGGTTGACTGTGGATGCTTCCGTAAGTTTGTTGCAATTGTAACGGCATCTAACCAACTTAGAGGGCATGATTTGATGTCACTAGTGAGATGTAGCATTTAACATAGCGAACATCATTTCATTCAAGTCTATGGTGGTAGAAGACATTAAGAAGTGAATATgattaatttcaaatttgtcAGTAAATAAATCTTTACTTAATTAGGTAATAAATGACTAGTTCCACAAGAAATTGTAAGGAAGTGTGGTACTAgattaattttaacaatattctaaatattATGTGCTAATAAGGTATATCTAGTGGTTTAATACTTACTAAAACAACGTGCAGAATTAATCTGCCACCTGCATATAAGATAAGAAGTAGACAACACGATGATAACATACCCGTTACATGTGTAAATGTCCGTCGTATACGtgttgaatattttaattttaagttaatgcatttcaataatattttctaATTCAGCGGCGAAAGGTGGTTCATGCCCCGATGGGAAGTGCAAGGTCGGACTTGCATGTGATTGTGGAGACGACTGCGCATGTGACGACGGATGTCAATGCTCCGTCTGCAAAGCTGGATGCAAATGTGGAGGTAATTCTGAAGTTGTTTTACTTTCAGATGtttctaattacatgtattttataacgTAGCAATACCTCtgatttgaaaacatttctaGAAATTAACAAAACTTGTATGTGTACTACAAATTACACAAAAGTATTCGCAAATTCAACTTTGCATTGCACTATTTCCTAAagtagatatacatataatatgttGTTCTGATTTTGACCTCATCCTCTATTTGCCAGGCACCAACAGTGTCTGCTCCGCTAACTGCAATGCAGGAAAATGTTGTGGAACAAGCGCATGTCGTTGCAAATGCAATTCTGATGGTGAGTGATTTGATTACGGAAAGGGGATTTTAAATAGAACAATAGTAATTAAATCTtaacttttattaaaataacattgaaaTTTGTACAACCTTATTCTCGAGTTTCTCCATTAtttcattgattattttaaatagATGATACGTCACTACGTATGTCTTATTTTGGGTTTTTAACAGTTGTATACTGCGCCAAGTGTTCGGGCGGTAAGTGTGGATGTACCGGATCCGGATGTTGTACAAGTAACTGCATGTGTCCTGGATGCAAAACCAACTGTGGTAAGTTTAGataatatttcaacatttaattCTTTATTCAGATTTAAATCAGCTAATCAGTCTCTTATTAGGTAAAACGTAATTGCCCCTAATTCATTTCTAATTAAACACGTGTGATAATAACACAAGTGATAATTATTGCATGCGTTTGACGTAACGGTTCTTAATGATATTAACATGTTCGTCCTAGAAACATGTAAAATACGACTTTAACAAAGTATTGAGACTTATGGACTAATACCGTAGTTAATAATTCATATACAGTTGCGACTTGTGTTGACGGGATTTGTCAGATGGGACTGGAGTGTGGATGTGGCTGCAAGTGTAGCGGCGCATGCCAGTGTCCTTCCTGCACCGGTGGCTGCAAATGTGGaggtaatttaattaaaattcaaatatgcAATAAGCATATTAATTGTCTTTTCATGCCTGTCAAATCTCTAgtttaattataacattttggGAAAACTATAGGATGATTTTGCAAGAATTATCTTTTTCTGAACTTGAGTAACTTTTTTAAAATGTTCTGTATTTTTCCATAAATAATGGTTTATTTAGCTAGCCATTCAGGTGAAGATTCGCTGATATCTTTGTTTCTGATTGTTTTAGGTGCCAACTTCGTGTGTTCCGTGGACTGCATGACAGGAAGGTGTTGTGGAAGAAGTGGCTGTCGTTGCAGCGGAAAGTGCGCATGTCCGAGGTGCAGATGTAACTGTGTTTCAGGTAATTATCtgaaatgtaatatgtaaacataaatatcatACCAATATGTTAGATTTACATGTATCGTGATAGAACGATGTTTTTACGTGCACTGAaatgatgttttacaaatatGAAACGAAATAGCAATGTTCATTGAAATATATACTACTATCACAagcattgttttcttttgttatagTGTTCAGATAAATTAGACGTTATTTACAATAGCAGACAtagatgtacatatgtatgtaaaagACAGGTACTAGTTATTATTTTGTCATTACAGGGAGATGTTGCTGTGGTGTTGGATGCACGGGACCTAATTCCTGTAACTGTACAGGTGGCTGTACCTGTAAACAGTGATCAATGACACAATGATAAAATGTTCCAAGCTGTTTTCAAGCTGTGCATTTATTTTACTATACAGACGTTTTTGTCGGTGTTAATTATCCAAGGACCATAATCTATGTAACttaaataacaatattatatcaATCGATATTTTGGACAAACAACAAATGTAACAGGAACACTCATTATGTCACTATTGTCTTGTGCTTTTGTCAATCTTATTGATGTACAAGTGTGAAAATAAACTATATTATCATCACTATTTCTGTTTGATTTAGGTTTGTTTTACTGTGTACcctttgatatataaaatatgtgtcAATAATCTACAATTTGGATGATTGAAGAACGAATCTTTGTATGTAAATTGTTAAGACcgtcaaaatatatattcaggTCAGAGACttcaaaaattaccaacttctGGTATTGTATAAGATAGCAATCATTGTGCAAATTATAAAGCATAAGTCGAACAATGCATACAAATAATTTGTTCTTCAAGTCATTGGTTTTAATAACTATACGCCAGAGTATTAACGACTATTCATATATGAAAGATAATCGAGCCGAACGACATTGAACACTAACTCCGTGTATTCATTTGTGTTCCTGATAAATTGTTCAtgtaatattataagactctttcatatgtggatatgatggatagggatattctacccgagggtcacaaaatgtagtaaaacccgaggcttgccgaacattttgtgatcccgagggtagaacaTCAATgttcttcatatccacttatgaaagagtatttttctttcatatctcgacgttttactgcaattttaatatcccgccattttcaaataaattagaagaaatccacggctgaaataaaaattaaatattacgtgatgttttcaacaaaaatccgttgtttgcatcttttatattGAAACCAGTcatgtttgtgaaaaaaaaatgttaaaattttaccgaggaaatagaaattttgttgacgccgtgacttcacgaggctttattgcatgggtagccatgcaatacagcctcaggcggcatgagtgtattgccatagaccagccagtattacacccgtaggtatgaaagaaaatgggaTAATAAAAAACTGACCGTAGTGTTATTTCTAAAGCAAGTGCATCTACACTGTTTCAATTTCATCAATACTGCGTTAGTATCGACGATTAATGAAATAGGTAAAGGAAGCAAAACATATAATCAAAGTAGTAGTTTCTTTCATAATTCTTATGAAATTGCTAATTTTGCTGTTGCTCTATgctaaaattataaaacaactaGATCGTACAAAAAAACGCTGTGACAACACATAAAAGAGAATGTTTATGAAAGCAGGCACGATTTCGCAATGCCTGATGTACCACTAAAACTTCCGCATACACCAGCTGGGATGCAATCTAAATCACCCAAGCATTTAATTGAACCAGAAATAATTGACATGTTAGCACTGTTTTAGacagatatttattttacatgtacagtatttgACAAATTTAAGTACATGCaacataaaataacatataaatgcatACCTGTGACgttgtatttaatattttaaacctTGAGTACGTGATTTTAATTTATACCACGAAATCAATTAAATTGGAGATACTCtctcaaaaattaaaaaaaaaaaagcttagAATGTCATACTATCTTCAAAGTCTGATATGAAGACATGgctttttttatgaaaatgagcCTGAAggagttgttgttttttttttgtttttttgttttttttttcattttctttttttgggagggggggattttttttctctcttttctgTATAATAACAATTGACACATTTTTTATCTTGACCAACAAAAACATAGATGATTCAAGACAGAAATCTTAgtctgaaaattaaaattaaagttggtgatattttgtatcatttagtcataattaaatataaaatgagtGCTGATGTCGTGCGAGTAAcctaaatattttcatttgtggAAAGATTTATTATACATAACCATAAGTATCAAAGTCACATTTATCCTACACCATACCTTAAACATGCCAAACGAAATAAGGAAAGAACAATCATCATTCTTGTCATTTTATATTGCTGAAGTCACCTCCTACTATTTCAAGAATTCAATCCGATCACATGCAGGGAAATTTATCAACCAATATTaagaaaacaaatcattgctatttcttttttttaatgggGTCAATATCCATACGTGTCTTCATGcattataactgtgttttattttttatgttattgagaAATCGTACCAAAAAggttaaatttgaaatattttctatcCGCAAGATATGAACATTCGCTCTCAATGAAGAATTGGTATTAGTAG
The nucleotide sequence above comes from Argopecten irradians isolate NY chromosome 1, Ai_NY, whole genome shotgun sequence. Encoded proteins:
- the LOC138327323 gene encoding keratin-associated protein 5-4-like, whose amino-acid sequence is MSETEAVLCAKCTDGECDCSGDDCCSGNCRCSGCKVKCPPFSGKGATCPDGICSVGQKCQCRDSCACGDNCQCPNCKAGCKCAGANFVCSEECMSGKCCGTSDCQCNGKCACPKCNCASVVYCAKCPRGRCGCTGSGCCSSSCRCPGCKVDCGCFPAKGGSCPDGKCKVGLACDCGDDCACDDGCQCSVCKAGCKCGGTNSVCSANCNAGKCCGTSACRCKCNSDVVYCAKCSGGKCGCTGSGCCTSNCMCPGCKTNCVATCVDGICQMGLECGCGCKCSGACQCPSCTGGCKCGGANFVCSVDCMTGRCCGRSGCRCSGKCACPRCRCNCVSGRCCCGVGCTGPNSCNCTGGCTCKQ